The following coding sequences are from one Phycisphaerae bacterium window:
- a CDS encoding NADP-dependent malic enzyme, with translation MKYDEKDLLAKAAKPQEIASELHSYYRGKIAVTAKCRMRDMHDFDIWYTPGVASPCRDIVSNPEKVYELTNKWNTVAVVSDGTRVLGLGDIGPAAALPVMEGKALIYKYLGGVDAFPICLDTKDPDKFIEIVLALHPSFGGINLEDIAQPKCFYILDRLRKESPIPVWHDDQQGTATVTLAGLINALKVVGKNIKDVKIVFMGAGAANIRIADLIFQFGADAKKCIMYDSKGPLCKSRTDIMDDPSLKEKANICRITNESGFEGPIAEALKGADVLISLSKPGPKTIQKKWISKMAKDSVVFTCANPVPEIWPWEAKEAGARIVATGRSDFPNQVNNSLGFPGIFRGALDVRAKTITDEMCIEAARELAKTAEDKGLSEDYIIPSMDEWEVFPREAAAVAAKAIEQGIAQIVLPRTELYKQAEAIIKTAREQTRLLMKEGFIAKPDKEF, from the coding sequence ATGAAATACGACGAAAAAGACCTCTTAGCCAAAGCAGCAAAACCTCAGGAAATAGCTTCGGAGCTTCATTCATATTACAGGGGCAAAATAGCTGTAACGGCCAAGTGCCGCATGAGAGACATGCATGATTTCGATATATGGTACACGCCTGGTGTCGCATCTCCATGCAGGGATATTGTCAGCAATCCTGAAAAAGTTTACGAGCTAACTAATAAATGGAACACCGTCGCCGTTGTCAGTGACGGCACGCGCGTGCTGGGCCTCGGAGATATAGGGCCTGCGGCGGCTCTTCCTGTTATGGAAGGAAAAGCCCTGATTTACAAGTATCTCGGCGGCGTCGATGCGTTTCCGATATGCCTTGATACGAAAGACCCTGATAAATTTATAGAGATTGTCTTGGCACTGCATCCTTCCTTCGGAGGGATTAATCTCGAAGACATAGCGCAGCCCAAATGTTTTTACATACTAGACAGATTGAGGAAAGAAAGCCCGATACCGGTATGGCACGACGACCAGCAGGGGACAGCGACGGTTACACTCGCCGGTCTTATCAATGCTTTGAAGGTAGTCGGCAAGAATATCAAGGATGTAAAAATCGTTTTTATGGGCGCTGGCGCAGCGAATATAAGGATTGCAGACCTTATTTTTCAGTTCGGCGCCGATGCGAAAAAATGCATTATGTATGACAGCAAAGGCCCGCTTTGCAAAAGCCGGACAGACATAATGGATGACCCTTCTCTGAAGGAGAAAGCAAATATCTGCCGGATTACCAACGAGTCCGGCTTCGAAGGCCCAATCGCCGAAGCGTTGAAAGGGGCGGACGTGCTGATTTCGCTTTCAAAGCCCGGCCCTAAAACCATTCAAAAAAAATGGATATCAAAAATGGCAAAGGATTCAGTTGTCTTTACGTGCGCCAATCCGGTACCTGAGATTTGGCCCTGGGAGGCAAAAGAGGCCGGCGCAAGGATAGTCGCGACCGGCCGCAGCGATTTTCCGAATCAGGTGAATAACTCGCTCGGTTTTCCGGGAATCTTCAGGGGAGCTCTTGACGTAAGGGCCAAAACAATAACCGATGAAATGTGCATCGAGGCGGCAAGAGAATTGGCAAAAACCGCTGAGGATAAAGGACTAAGTGAAGATTATATAATTCCCTCTATGGATGAATGGGAAGTGTTTCCTCGCGAGGCCGCTGCCGTCGCAGCGAAGGCAATTGAGCAGGGAATAGCTCAAATAGTTTTACCGCGGACAGAATTGTATAAACAAGCTGAAGCAATCATAAAGACAGCAAGAGAGCAAACCCGACTGCTGATGAAAGAAGGATTCATAGCAAAGCCGGATAAAGAATTTTAG
- a CDS encoding V-type ATP synthase subunit I, with amino-acid sequence MAIVQMAKFMIVSHRGEAGRLLEALQQAGICQILNADAAAISKEMKDLERGGEKPRDIEETLGQLARGVDFLKPYSKPARGLSAILAPRTVVDKRTYEQVTTDEAILQVAEQCSRTKSAIEKLKSEIDNLNSHLAELRPWEGLDVIIGELGQLKRTRCWLGFVPVQRFEQLKQDLVQAGAIIQSVGRAGTKKICVVVALKDAEEQTGKLLRSAEFDQAELNGVTGTVAEAMSETTGRLKKAEEALAGHRIQAESLTKHLLKLEILYDYYSNLLNREQTEKSAPATKQTIILEGWVRRKDFSLLEKIVGRFSASSLHKIAPAEDEQIPVEIENTNVIRPFEAITRLYGMPQHFNIDPTVFLAPFFIVFFAMCLADTGYGLLMVAIVGWIIVKMQGDKKLLWMLGICGISTMIFGAMTGGWFGDAIPQFIPALKPLREKLMLFDPLSNPVPFLVLSIGFGYFQINFGIVIAMVHDLKRRDFVAAACDRLTWLVMLNSLVLFGAGKFSLIDSHIGGIFGWIAIVPAVAILLFSHRQGGWGERLGMGFYNVFSSVFYLGDVLSYLRLMALGMTGAGLAMAVNIIAKLVMHIPYGIGIILMILILVGGHLFNLGMSALGAFVHTLRLQYVEFFPKFIIGGGRSFEPLNKQYKHIYIAGDEKAILKD; translated from the coding sequence ATGGCTATAGTTCAAATGGCCAAATTTATGATTGTAAGCCACCGCGGCGAAGCGGGCCGGCTGCTGGAAGCACTTCAGCAGGCGGGGATTTGCCAGATACTCAATGCCGATGCCGCCGCTATCAGCAAAGAGATGAAAGACCTCGAGCGGGGCGGGGAAAAACCAAGAGATATAGAAGAAACACTTGGTCAGCTTGCCAGAGGCGTCGATTTTTTGAAGCCATACAGCAAACCGGCGAGAGGGCTGTCTGCGATATTAGCACCCAGGACGGTCGTGGACAAACGCACTTACGAGCAGGTAACGACCGATGAGGCGATTCTGCAAGTTGCCGAACAATGCAGCCGGACTAAATCGGCGATTGAGAAGCTTAAATCAGAAATTGATAATCTTAACTCGCATCTGGCGGAGCTTAGACCATGGGAGGGACTGGACGTCATAATCGGGGAACTCGGTCAGCTCAAACGGACCAGATGCTGGCTGGGTTTTGTTCCCGTCCAGCGTTTCGAGCAGCTTAAACAGGATTTGGTACAAGCCGGTGCGATAATTCAATCCGTTGGCCGGGCGGGGACTAAGAAAATCTGTGTGGTTGTTGCGCTCAAAGACGCAGAAGAGCAGACAGGCAAGTTGTTGCGCTCGGCTGAATTCGACCAGGCCGAACTCAATGGCGTAACAGGGACCGTAGCCGAGGCAATGAGTGAAACCACAGGCAGGCTCAAAAAGGCCGAAGAGGCCCTTGCTGGTCACCGGATACAAGCCGAATCGCTTACTAAACATCTTTTGAAGCTTGAGATTCTTTATGACTACTATTCGAACCTGCTGAACAGGGAACAGACCGAAAAGTCGGCCCCGGCGACTAAACAAACGATTATTTTGGAGGGTTGGGTCAGGCGGAAAGACTTCTCCCTGCTCGAAAAAATCGTCGGCCGTTTCTCGGCATCGAGCTTACATAAAATTGCCCCGGCCGAAGATGAGCAAATACCAGTCGAGATAGAAAATACCAATGTCATAAGGCCCTTCGAGGCGATAACCCGGCTGTATGGGATGCCGCAGCATTTCAATATCGACCCGACCGTCTTTTTGGCGCCGTTTTTTATTGTGTTTTTCGCGATGTGCCTGGCCGACACCGGATATGGGCTTTTAATGGTGGCAATTGTGGGTTGGATTATAGTGAAAATGCAGGGCGACAAAAAACTGCTTTGGATGCTGGGCATTTGTGGTATTTCCACGATGATATTCGGGGCGATGACGGGCGGATGGTTCGGGGACGCGATTCCGCAGTTCATACCGGCCCTAAAACCTTTAAGAGAAAAATTAATGCTTTTCGACCCGTTGTCGAACCCCGTTCCCTTTTTAGTGCTTTCCATCGGGTTTGGCTACTTCCAGATAAACTTCGGTATAGTGATAGCGATGGTGCATGATTTGAAACGCAGGGATTTTGTAGCCGCGGCATGCGACCGGCTGACGTGGCTGGTGATGCTCAACTCGCTGGTATTATTCGGGGCCGGCAAATTCAGCCTGATTGACAGCCATATCGGCGGGATATTCGGCTGGATAGCGATTGTGCCCGCAGTTGCAATCCTGCTTTTCAGCCATCGCCAGGGCGGCTGGGGCGAGCGCCTCGGAATGGGTTTTTACAACGTCTTCAGCTCCGTGTTTTACCTTGGCGATGTTCTCAGTTACCTGCGGCTGATGGCGCTTGGTATGACTGGTGCTGGCTTGGCAATGGCGGTAAACATTATCGCCAAGCTCGTGATGCATATACCTTACGGCATAGGGATAATACTGATGATACTGATATTGGTGGGCGGGCATTTGTTCAACCTGGGTATGTCGGCGCTGGGTGCGTTTGTTCACACGCTGCGGTTGCAGTATGTGGAATTTTTCCCGAAATTTATCATCGGCGGCGGCAGAAGTTTCGAGCCGCTGAACAAACAATATAAACATATTTATATAGCAGGTGACGAAAAAGCGATTTTGAAAGATTAG
- a CDS encoding V-type ATP synthase subunit K produces the protein MDYGMALALLGAGLAAALAGIGSAIGIGISGRSAAGVLTEKPERYGLLFVMVVLPGTQGFYGFLGAFMVMIKLNIFGGGLSTQLGTQLGLAILASCLPVGLAGMLSAIHQGKVCAAGILMAAKRPDMAFKAGVVYAVMVEVYAILGLLVTLFLLLFAIKWPAMAAAAGA, from the coding sequence ATGGATTACGGAATGGCATTAGCGTTACTGGGTGCGGGGCTGGCGGCGGCGCTGGCCGGCATCGGCTCAGCAATAGGCATAGGAATATCGGGTCGAAGCGCAGCCGGCGTGCTCACTGAAAAACCGGAAAGATACGGACTGCTGTTCGTTATGGTTGTCCTGCCGGGAACGCAGGGTTTTTACGGGTTTTTGGGCGCGTTTATGGTGATGATAAAATTGAATATCTTCGGCGGCGGGCTTAGCACGCAACTCGGAACACAGCTTGGTCTGGCGATTCTTGCTTCGTGTCTGCCGGTAGGTTTGGCTGGCATGCTGAGTGCTATTCATCAGGGCAAGGTTTGTGCGGCCGGTATCTTAATGGCTGCCAAAAGACCGGATATGGCGTTCAAGGCAGGCGTCGTTTACGCTGTTATGGTCGAGGTATACGCGATTCTCGGGCTGCTTGTAACGCTGTTTCTGCTGCTGTTTGCGATTAAATGGCCGGCGATGGCGGCAGCGGCTGGTGCTTAA
- a CDS encoding V-type ATP synthase subunit E: MDGDQVIEKILSDAKTEADKIKKDAEAKLSQQKAETDKRLDEYRKQTDALAQKAGEDARQRVLSAARMELAKENLADKAKLLDEVFTVAQQQLKKLADDKYQKLMANLMAGAVETGDEEVVIDNSEKRIDQSLVDKVNSQKKSSLKLAEHKENIGGGFILKRGKIKNNLSIGVLLGQAREQMEIELAEELFAE; encoded by the coding sequence ATGGATGGTGATCAGGTAATAGAAAAAATATTGTCGGACGCGAAAACCGAGGCGGACAAAATAAAAAAAGACGCCGAGGCAAAACTATCGCAGCAAAAGGCGGAAACTGACAAGCGTCTCGACGAATACCGCAAACAAACCGATGCCCTTGCCCAAAAGGCCGGCGAAGATGCCAGACAGCGGGTGTTGTCCGCCGCTCGGATGGAGCTGGCAAAGGAAAATCTCGCCGACAAGGCAAAGCTGCTCGATGAGGTCTTCACTGTGGCGCAGCAGCAGTTAAAGAAATTGGCCGATGACAAATACCAAAAGCTGATGGCCAATCTGATGGCAGGCGCCGTTGAGACCGGCGACGAAGAAGTGGTAATCGATAACAGCGAGAAACGCATCGACCAGTCGCTGGTAGACAAAGTGAATAGTCAGAAAAAATCGAGCCTTAAACTCGCAGAGCATAAAGAAAATATCGGCGGCGGCTTTATCCTTAAGCGCGGCAAGATTAAAAACAACCTCTCGATCGGTGTCCTTCTGGGGCAGGCGAGGGAGCAGATGGAGATAGAGCTGGCAGAGGAACTTTTTGCCGAGTGA
- a CDS encoding V-type ATPase subunit — MDVLEQQTEIDFGRYPPVGDEDWQYAFETAEVRALETVMLPRSVLVDMANAAGFEQAAGLLAGGEYASPHGGRHFTDVEKTLLLRRSAVRELFGQLMIDKSVVELFRARDDFANLRLALRRMLTEKPLGTDYSSEGSVSPQIFGQAFEEENYQLFPDYMAEAAEQAALDYYQNKDIRRIDYTIDRLQAEYNLNKARPLKNVFLSGLIKMQIDLTNIRTLLRLKFTESLQRDVFLKGGFVEPERFIQGLELGYEGLGTLFFATSYYEVVESGVSYLKSNKSFLGLERRCEEHLLGFLESTRQITAGPQPVIAYLLMKENEIRNVRLILTAKKNFLDTKLILDRIS, encoded by the coding sequence ATGGACGTTTTGGAACAACAAACAGAAATAGATTTCGGCCGGTACCCGCCTGTAGGCGATGAAGACTGGCAGTATGCTTTTGAGACGGCTGAGGTGCGTGCGCTTGAGACGGTGATGCTGCCGAGGTCGGTCCTCGTAGATATGGCTAACGCGGCCGGTTTCGAACAGGCTGCAGGTTTGTTGGCAGGCGGCGAATATGCCTCGCCGCACGGCGGCAGACACTTTACCGATGTTGAGAAAACGCTGCTTCTTAGGAGGTCTGCTGTTAGAGAATTGTTTGGGCAGTTAATGATTGATAAGTCGGTTGTAGAGCTGTTCAGGGCTCGTGACGATTTTGCAAACCTGCGGTTGGCCCTGCGGAGAATGTTGACAGAAAAACCGCTGGGCACTGATTACAGCAGCGAAGGCAGCGTTTCGCCTCAAATTTTCGGGCAGGCCTTTGAAGAAGAAAACTACCAGCTTTTTCCCGATTATATGGCTGAAGCCGCAGAGCAGGCCGCTTTGGACTATTACCAGAATAAAGATATACGCCGGATTGATTACACAATCGACCGGCTCCAGGCGGAATACAATTTGAATAAAGCTCGCCCGCTGAAGAACGTTTTTCTGTCAGGGCTTATCAAAATGCAGATTGACTTGACCAATATTCGCACTCTTCTTCGCCTGAAATTCACCGAATCGCTGCAGCGTGACGTTTTTCTAAAAGGCGGCTTTGTTGAGCCGGAGCGATTCATACAGGGACTCGAGCTTGGCTACGAAGGGTTGGGGACGCTGTTTTTTGCGACATCTTACTATGAGGTTGTTGAATCGGGCGTTAGTTATCTCAAGTCGAATAAATCATTCCTGGGACTCGAACGGCGTTGTGAAGAACATCTGCTTGGCTTTTTGGAATCCACGCGGCAGATTACCGCCGGCCCTCAGCCGGTTATTGCCTATCTGCTGATGAAAGAAAATGAAATCCGCAATGTACGGCTGATATTAACAGCTAAAAAGAATTTCCTGGATACGAAACTGATTTTAGACCGTATCTCGTAA
- a CDS encoding V-type ATP synthase subunit F, producing the protein MKGNVAVLGDADFVMPFSALGVDTYPVGQTAEQMRESADKIVSDKYALVVVAENIAPKVEEIFAAYQGAPTPCIVVVPFTTEPAGVATRTLGKAIKMAAGINILQND; encoded by the coding sequence ATGAAAGGTAATGTTGCAGTTTTAGGTGATGCAGATTTTGTGATGCCGTTCTCGGCGCTTGGGGTAGATACGTACCCTGTTGGCCAGACTGCCGAGCAAATGCGTGAAAGCGCCGACAAAATAGTTAGTGATAAATATGCTCTTGTTGTGGTTGCTGAAAATATAGCGCCGAAGGTCGAAGAAATCTTTGCAGCTTATCAGGGTGCCCCGACGCCCTGCATTGTTGTGGTACCGTTCACGACCGAACCGGCCGGCGTCGCAACGAGAACCCTTGGGAAAGCGATTAAAATGGCTGCGGGGATAAACATTTTACAGAACGATTAG
- a CDS encoding V-type ATP synthase subunit A, with amino-acid sequence MAEEKTGRIVKVAGPVVVAEGMNGARMYDVVRVGQLALIGEIVELDGDSASIQVYEETTGVGPGEPVVNTVAPLSVELGPGLIESIYDGIQRPLDLLLKAEGEFMSRGVILPALNREKKWHFKPTVKNGEVVGPGDIIGEVQETSQFVHKIMAPSAVTGTIQKITEGDYTVEQTIAVCVAEGGAETELKLMQKCPVRSARDVVKRLAPNQILVTGQRVIDTFFPVAKGGTACVPGPFGSGKTVVQHQLAKWVDADIVVYVGCGERGNEMTDVLMEFPELKDPRSGEPLMKRSVLIANTSNMPVAAREASVYTGITIAEYFRDMGYTVALMADSTSRWAEAMREISTRLEEMPAEEGYPAYLSARIAAFYERAGRVQCQGRPQREGALSVIGAVSPPGGDLSDSVVRATLHVVKVFWSLVGELAYQRHFPAIDWLTSYSFYKQYLKECFEDKDQGLEMEQMTVEAMGLLEQESELLEIVRLVGAESLSPADRLAIETARSIREDFLHQNAFHDVDTYSSVVKQYEMLKTIMHFHKQALASIEAGVETAPIFKLAVREQIARAKYVPQSQISKIAEIRDTIDEQLKQLAVKNETGV; translated from the coding sequence ATGGCTGAAGAAAAAACCGGCAGAATAGTCAAAGTTGCAGGGCCTGTCGTTGTCGCCGAAGGTATGAACGGCGCGCGGATGTATGATGTCGTTCGCGTGGGACAGCTTGCCCTTATAGGTGAAATCGTGGAGTTGGACGGAGATTCAGCTTCAATCCAGGTCTATGAGGAAACCACGGGTGTAGGTCCCGGCGAACCCGTCGTCAATACGGTAGCGCCGTTGTCGGTCGAATTAGGCCCAGGCCTGATTGAGAGCATTTACGATGGTATCCAAAGACCGCTGGACTTGCTCCTAAAGGCCGAAGGCGAATTCATGAGCCGAGGTGTTATCCTGCCGGCTTTGAACAGAGAAAAAAAATGGCACTTCAAACCAACCGTAAAAAATGGCGAAGTCGTCGGCCCCGGTGACATCATAGGCGAGGTTCAGGAAACCTCGCAATTCGTGCATAAGATTATGGCCCCTTCCGCAGTAACCGGGACTATCCAAAAAATAACTGAAGGTGATTACACAGTCGAGCAGACAATCGCTGTCTGTGTCGCCGAAGGCGGCGCCGAAACCGAGCTGAAGCTGATGCAGAAATGCCCCGTCAGAAGCGCCAGAGATGTAGTAAAACGTCTTGCTCCGAACCAAATCCTTGTTACCGGCCAAAGGGTTATCGATACCTTCTTTCCCGTTGCCAAGGGCGGGACCGCTTGTGTGCCGGGACCTTTCGGCTCAGGCAAAACGGTCGTCCAGCACCAGTTGGCGAAATGGGTCGATGCGGATATTGTTGTTTATGTCGGCTGCGGAGAACGCGGCAACGAAATGACCGATGTTCTGATGGAATTCCCTGAATTGAAAGACCCGCGAAGCGGAGAACCATTGATGAAACGCTCCGTCCTTATTGCTAACACGTCGAATATGCCCGTGGCCGCAAGAGAAGCGTCGGTTTATACCGGCATTACCATAGCTGAGTATTTCCGCGATATGGGTTATACCGTGGCCCTGATGGCCGACAGCACCAGCAGATGGGCCGAGGCGATGCGCGAAATATCGACGCGTCTCGAAGAGATGCCAGCCGAAGAAGGTTATCCTGCTTATCTGTCCGCCCGGATTGCTGCGTTCTATGAAAGGGCCGGCAGAGTTCAATGCCAGGGCCGTCCTCAGCGCGAGGGAGCTTTATCGGTAATTGGTGCAGTAAGCCCGCCGGGCGGTGACCTCTCTGATTCGGTCGTCCGGGCGACGCTTCACGTCGTCAAGGTCTTCTGGTCGCTCGTCGGAGAGCTTGCCTACCAGAGACACTTCCCCGCCATTGATTGGCTGACAAGCTATTCGTTTTACAAACAATACTTGAAAGAGTGTTTCGAGGATAAGGACCAGGGCCTCGAAATGGAACAAATGACGGTCGAGGCGATGGGTTTGCTGGAGCAGGAGTCCGAGCTGCTTGAGATAGTTCGTCTCGTCGGTGCAGAGTCCCTGTCGCCGGCCGACAGACTGGCGATTGAAACAGCACGCTCAATTCGTGAAGATTTCCTGCATCAAAACGCATTCCACGATGTTGATACCTACTCATCTGTGGTCAAACAATACGAGATGTTAAAAACTATTATGCATTTCCACAAGCAGGCGCTTGCATCCATTGAAGCCGGAGTTGAAACCGCTCCGATTTTCAAATTGGCCGTCCGGGAACAAATCGCAAGAGCGAAGTATGTCCCCCAAAGCCAGATATCCAAAATCGCTGAAATTCGCGACACGATTGACGAACAGCTCAAACAATTAGCGGTCAAAAACGAAACAGGAGTTTGA
- a CDS encoding V-type ATP synthase subunit B, translating into MLSIKEYQTVASIAGPLMIVEMVDQAKYGHIVDIELADGSIRHGQILQVERDKVLIQVFEGTRGIDVDKSTIRFLARPLELAVSPDMLGRVFTGLGEPKDGGPAIIPVKRLDINGRPINPDARDYPNEFIQTGISAIDGLNPLIRGQKLPVFSGAGLPHDQITAQLARQATVLGKGEAFAVVFAAMGITFEAAQFFIDDLQETGAIERAVMFINLANDPAIERIATPRFALTAAEYLAFELDMHVLVILNDMTNYCEALREISAARKEVPGRRGYPGYLYTDLATVYERAGRIKGKKGSITMVPVLTMPDDDKTHPVPDLTGYITEGQIILSRSLHRKAVSPPIDVLPSLSRLKDKGIGEGKTREDHADLYNQLYAAYARGKEVQELATIMGKDALSEEDKKYMDFANKFEARYVSQGYYENRPIETTLDLGWELLSMFENAELKRMDTKLIEKYMPRFRKIKSG; encoded by the coding sequence ATGTTGTCCATAAAAGAATATCAAACGGTTGCCAGTATTGCCGGCCCATTGATGATAGTCGAGATGGTTGACCAGGCCAAATACGGCCACATCGTCGATATCGAGCTCGCGGATGGTTCGATTCGTCACGGCCAGATTCTGCAGGTCGAAAGAGACAAAGTCCTCATCCAGGTTTTCGAGGGGACACGCGGCATTGACGTAGATAAAAGCACAATTCGTTTTTTGGCAAGGCCCCTCGAATTGGCCGTCTCCCCCGACATGCTCGGCAGGGTCTTCACCGGCCTCGGAGAGCCGAAAGACGGCGGCCCTGCAATCATCCCGGTAAAACGCCTCGATATTAACGGCCGGCCGATTAATCCAGATGCGCGTGATTACCCCAACGAATTCATCCAGACCGGCATATCGGCAATCGATGGCCTCAATCCCCTCATCAGGGGCCAGAAGCTCCCCGTTTTTTCAGGCGCGGGACTGCCGCACGACCAGATAACCGCCCAGTTGGCACGTCAGGCGACCGTTCTCGGCAAAGGTGAAGCATTCGCTGTTGTCTTCGCCGCTATGGGAATCACCTTTGAAGCCGCACAGTTCTTCATCGACGACCTGCAGGAAACAGGCGCCATCGAGCGTGCTGTTATGTTTATCAATCTCGCGAACGACCCTGCAATCGAAAGGATTGCTACCCCTCGCTTTGCGCTCACCGCCGCCGAGTATCTCGCCTTCGAGCTGGATATGCACGTCCTCGTAATCTTAAACGATATGACCAATTATTGCGAGGCCCTGCGGGAAATCAGCGCTGCCCGAAAGGAGGTCCCCGGCCGAAGAGGTTACCCCGGATACCTCTACACCGACCTCGCGACCGTTTATGAAAGGGCAGGCAGAATCAAAGGCAAAAAAGGCTCCATCACTATGGTGCCAGTCCTGACTATGCCCGACGACGACAAAACCCATCCGGTCCCCGACCTGACAGGCTATATTACCGAAGGCCAGATTATTCTCTCGCGCTCCCTGCACAGAAAGGCCGTCTCACCGCCTATTGATGTTCTGCCGAGCCTGTCTCGCTTGAAAGATAAAGGCATCGGCGAAGGAAAAACACGCGAAGACCACGCCGACCTTTACAACCAGCTTTACGCCGCTTATGCCCGCGGCAAAGAGGTCCAGGAACTGGCCACCATTATGGGTAAAGACGCCCTGTCCGAAGAGGACAAAAAATATATGGACTTCGCGAACAAATTCGAGGCCCGCTATGTCTCTCAGGGCTATTATGAAAACCGTCCCATCGAAACCACCCTTGACCTCGGCTGGGAGCTGCTGAGTATGTTCGAGAACGCTGAGCTGAAACGAATGGATACCAAACTCATCGAAAAGTATATGCCGCGATTTAGAAAGATTAAAAGTGGATGA
- a CDS encoding four helix bundle protein, with translation MKTHKDLDIWKRGIRFVEQIYKGTSKFPKEEIYGLMSQIRRASVSYPSNIAEGAARFSKKEFIHFMYISLGSLSEVETQLIIAEKLKFLNAGDLLEEVEALRRMTLNFIKYLKSKERIGE, from the coding sequence GTGAAGACACATAAAGATTTAGATATTTGGAAGCGTGGTATCAGGTTTGTTGAGCAAATTTACAAAGGCACCAGTAAATTTCCAAAAGAGGAGATTTATGGTTTAATGTCGCAAATAAGAAGGGCATCGGTATCCTACCCGAGCAATATTGCTGAAGGAGCTGCCAGATTTTCCAAAAAAGAGTTTATTCACTTTATGTATATTTCGTTAGGTTCGCTGTCTGAGGTAGAAACACAATTGATAATCGCTGAAAAGCTAAAATTTCTAAACGCGGGTGATCTTCTTGAGGAAGTCGAGGCCTTAAGAAGGATGACTCTAAACTTTATTAAATATTTGAAATCCAAGGAGCGGATAGGTGAGTAA
- a CDS encoding V-type ATP synthase subunit D has translation MLANINATRMELLHLRKRVALAARGHRLLSEKRDEISRQLIQIAKQIKPLREKVEKELLETCRRFMLARASMEPEDVKAALAVPAKKFTLALEFAHIMNVKVPHLIKEMTGEIICYGFATTSGEMDVALLALERAFDGLIELAEKEKQAHLLAVELRKTRRRVNVLEHVVIPELHETIRFICDKLAEAERDNTSRLMKITDIIRA, from the coding sequence ATGTTAGCAAACATCAACGCAACACGGATGGAACTGCTGCATCTGCGAAAGCGGGTGGCCTTGGCTGCCCGCGGTCATCGCCTGCTCAGCGAAAAACGCGATGAGATTTCCCGCCAACTGATTCAAATCGCTAAGCAAATTAAACCCTTGCGGGAAAAAGTCGAAAAGGAACTGTTGGAAACCTGCCGGCGTTTTATGCTGGCACGGGCATCGATGGAGCCGGAAGATGTAAAAGCTGCCCTCGCAGTCCCCGCGAAAAAGTTCACGCTTGCTCTCGAATTCGCTCACATTATGAATGTCAAAGTCCCGCATTTAATTAAAGAAATGACAGGCGAAATCATCTGTTATGGCTTTGCAACCACCTCAGGCGAGATGGACGTCGCATTGCTGGCTTTGGAGCGCGCCTTCGACGGCTTGATTGAGCTTGCTGAAAAAGAAAAGCAGGCGCACCTGCTTGCCGTTGAGCTGCGAAAGACCCGCCGAAGGGTCAATGTCCTCGAGCACGTTGTTATCCCCGAGCTGCACGAAACCATCAGGTTTATTTGTGACAAGCTCGCCGAAGCTGAACGTGACAACACCTCGCGCCTTATGAAAATCACCGACATCATCCGCGCTTAA
- a CDS encoding RNA-binding protein, whose product MGKKLYVGNISPDADEASLKALFSMFGTVEKAYIIPDRETGKSKGFGFVVMSSDDDAQAAIKALNGKDCGGFTVKVSEAKGK is encoded by the coding sequence ATGGGTAAAAAGTTATATGTCGGAAATATAAGTCCTGACGCAGATGAAGCAAGCTTAAAAGCATTGTTTTCAATGTTCGGAACGGTTGAAAAAGCTTATATAATTCCTGACCGCGAGACAGGCAAAAGCAAGGGTTTCGGTTTTGTCGTGATGAGCAGCGACGACGATGCCCAGGCGGCGATAAAAGCCCTGAATGGAAAAGACTGCGGCGGTTTCACGGTCAAGGTCAGCGAAGCTAAAGGCAAGTAG